One Spiribacter halobius DNA segment encodes these proteins:
- a CDS encoding DUF4040 domain-containing protein, translating into MVAVAVVRQRDLFAAAMLFAIYSLLSAGLFAVLDAGDVALTEAAVGAGISTILVLAVLALTHRRERHRRGHDLPALAIVLVTGAGLVYASLDLPAFGDPDNPVHQHVAPYYIEQTYSDMGVPNLVAAVLASYRSIDTMGEAIVILTAGIIVFALLAAPPVRRQRRNRTGERGASDGEEESG; encoded by the coding sequence GTGGTCGCGGTCGCAGTGGTGCGCCAGCGGGATCTGTTCGCGGCAGCGATGCTGTTTGCCATCTATTCACTGCTCTCGGCCGGGCTGTTCGCCGTGCTCGACGCCGGCGACGTCGCCCTCACCGAGGCGGCGGTGGGCGCCGGCATCAGCACCATCCTCGTGCTCGCGGTGCTCGCCCTCACCCACCGCCGCGAGCGCCATCGCCGGGGGCATGATCTGCCGGCGCTCGCCATCGTGCTCGTGACCGGTGCCGGTCTGGTGTACGCCTCGCTGGACCTGCCGGCCTTCGGTGACCCGGACAACCCGGTCCATCAGCATGTCGCCCCCTACTACATCGAGCAGACCTATTCCGACATGGGCGTGCCGAACCTGGTGGCCGCGGTCCTCGCAAGCTACCGCTCCATCGACACCATGGGCGAGGCCATCGTCATCCTGACGGCGGGCATCATCGTCTTCGCGCTGCTTGCCGCGCCGCCGGTGCGCCGCCAGCGGCGCAACCGGACGGGCGAGCGGGGCGCCAGCGACGGCGAGGAGGAGTCCGGATGA
- the mnhG gene encoding monovalent cation/H(+) antiporter subunit G, producing MVELLVNILSAVLLLTGGVFAVIGGLGLLRFPDFYTRLHAGGVTDTLAPLLIVAGLVLQSGFSLLSLKLLLILLFLLFTTPTASHALARAALAEGIQPQTDKATRKGEEASSNS from the coding sequence ATGGTTGAGCTGCTGGTCAACATCCTCTCGGCGGTGCTGCTGCTGACCGGCGGCGTGTTCGCCGTCATCGGCGGGCTCGGCCTGCTGCGCTTCCCGGATTTCTACACCCGTCTGCACGCGGGCGGTGTAACGGACACCCTGGCGCCGCTGCTGATCGTCGCCGGCCTGGTGCTGCAGTCCGGGTTCAGCCTGCTCTCCCTGAAGCTGCTGCTGATCCTGCTGTTCCTGCTGTTCACCACGCCGACGGCCTCGCATGCCCTCGCCCGCGCCGCGCTGGCAGAGGGCATCCAGCCGCAGACGGACAAGGCCACCCGGAAAGGGGAGGAGGCGTCATCGAACAGCTGA
- a CDS encoding monovalent cation/H+ antiporter complex subunit F, producing the protein MSVVLLLATLAIFATMALALVRALRGPTVYDRIVAVNVFGTKTVLLVALIVYITGHADLIDVALVYALINFIAIVTVLKLVRQRDLAAAQPPRDRSHG; encoded by the coding sequence ATGAGCGTGGTCCTGCTGCTCGCCACCCTGGCGATCTTCGCCACCATGGCCCTGGCGCTGGTGCGGGCCCTGCGCGGGCCCACGGTGTATGACCGCATCGTCGCGGTGAACGTCTTCGGCACCAAGACGGTGCTGCTGGTGGCGCTCATCGTCTACATCACCGGTCATGCCGACCTCATCGACGTGGCGCTGGTCTACGCGCTGATCAATTTCATCGCCATCGTCACCGTGCTCAAGCTGGTGCGCCAGCGCGACCTCGCGGCCGCCCAGCCGCCAAGGGACCGGTCCCATGGTTGA
- a CDS encoding Na+/H+ antiporter subunit E yields MRYLITLSLLLALLWLGISGVYKPLILLLGAASVALVVWLAERMEVLGAEHDPGLFSWRLPGYWAWLVWQIVLANIAVARSVLNPERIRPQVVRVPVPLHTPVAKVTYGNSVTLTPGTVTLALSRDEMIVHALLEEAAEDLRGGAMAERIAWLEGHPPQWGERNA; encoded by the coding sequence ATGCGTTACCTCATCACGCTGTCGCTGCTGCTTGCTCTGCTCTGGCTCGGGATCTCCGGGGTCTACAAGCCCTTGATCCTGTTGCTCGGGGCGGCGTCCGTGGCGCTGGTGGTCTGGCTGGCAGAGCGCATGGAGGTGCTCGGCGCCGAGCACGACCCGGGGCTGTTCTCCTGGCGGCTGCCGGGCTACTGGGCGTGGCTGGTGTGGCAGATCGTGCTGGCCAACATCGCCGTGGCGCGCAGCGTGCTGAACCCGGAGCGCATCCGACCGCAGGTGGTGCGGGTGCCGGTGCCGCTGCACACGCCGGTGGCGAAGGTGACCTACGGCAATTCCGTCACCCTGACCCCGGGCACGGTCACGCTGGCGCTCTCCCGGGACGAGATGATCGTCCACGCGCTCCTGGAGGAGGCCGCTGAGGATCTGCGCGGCGGCGCCATGGCCGAGCGCATCGCCTGGCTCGAGGGGCATCCGCCACAGTGGGGAGAGCGCAACGCATGA
- a CDS encoding DUF1631 domain-containing protein, which produces MAPSDNVVYLGAGRSPRAALETLDALRGLASRELEGLLGRLFEEVDDAFFDRAERAGSDSEQQRYFVAMRQVRLGRPQIQTRFQEALDERFAALTRAQAGAGPDPQDNVIELELMDDTRVEEGVARDNASSRARARASLPLAQLCQRLDHLVAERTVDEESNPLDPRQLAEAFGEGVSALDIDIQPKLILYKLFEKQLLQHLPRLCEQANRQLAEAGVLPDLRTGGQVSRPASGSRRGGTGVTAPATGDAAGHGAGSWAGDATGTALPDEDRELLGVLRELLAEGKPREPGAQGGAQPQAAVAEVSQALGQVQGQLGGAPRALDAGEIRAALGQVLSAGQGINRAADDTIDIVSLLFDVILDDHRLSPSVKALIARLQIPVLRVALQDRSLFASRQHPARQLINELAHAAAGWTEPEDPERDGFYTRMAAVVEQVVDHREQGPEVFAEALAGFRDYLEQERERARLIEERTRQAAEGQAKVEDARERVQAAIDQRLSADAPDVVRRLLQEAWYKVLFITAVKEGTEGELWAERVAVMDRLVWSVEPKTDPAARKRMLTEMPGLLHDLREGLNAVMFNPHEMARLFRELEAEHLDRLASPPAPATPTPAPERVAEPAAGYGDRTEPPAVTSDKADGAGEPMDPDLAAALERLRGVDLGTWFELRDGEGRELRAKLSARLNRGRRFIFVNRAGFKLADREAEPLAEDYVGGRVIILDDDTLFDRALESVVTSLREMRAGQER; this is translated from the coding sequence ATGGCACCGTCGGACAACGTCGTTTACCTGGGCGCCGGGCGCAGTCCCCGGGCCGCACTGGAAACGCTCGATGCCCTGCGCGGACTGGCCTCCCGGGAGCTGGAGGGCCTTCTGGGGCGGCTGTTCGAGGAGGTGGACGACGCCTTCTTCGACCGTGCCGAGCGTGCCGGCAGCGATTCGGAGCAGCAGCGCTACTTCGTGGCCATGCGCCAGGTGCGCCTCGGCCGCCCGCAGATCCAGACGCGATTCCAGGAAGCACTGGACGAGCGCTTCGCGGCGCTGACGCGTGCGCAGGCCGGAGCGGGCCCGGACCCGCAGGACAACGTCATCGAGCTGGAGCTGATGGACGATACCCGGGTGGAGGAGGGCGTCGCCCGGGACAACGCCAGCAGTCGCGCCCGCGCCCGGGCCAGCCTGCCCCTGGCCCAGCTCTGCCAGCGACTGGACCACCTGGTCGCCGAGCGCACCGTGGACGAGGAATCCAATCCGCTGGACCCCCGCCAGCTGGCGGAGGCGTTTGGCGAGGGTGTCTCCGCGCTGGATATCGACATCCAGCCGAAACTCATCCTCTACAAGCTGTTCGAGAAGCAGCTGCTGCAGCACCTGCCCCGGCTCTGCGAACAGGCCAACCGCCAGCTGGCGGAGGCCGGCGTGCTGCCGGACCTGCGCACCGGGGGCCAGGTCTCCCGCCCCGCTTCCGGCAGCCGTCGTGGCGGCACCGGCGTGACGGCCCCCGCCACTGGTGACGCTGCCGGCCACGGCGCCGGCAGCTGGGCCGGCGACGCCACCGGCACGGCGCTCCCGGACGAGGATCGCGAACTCCTGGGCGTGCTGCGGGAGCTGCTCGCCGAGGGCAAGCCGCGGGAGCCGGGAGCCCAGGGCGGCGCGCAGCCGCAGGCGGCCGTGGCCGAGGTCAGCCAGGCGCTCGGCCAGGTTCAGGGCCAGCTCGGCGGCGCCCCGCGCGCCCTCGATGCCGGCGAGATCCGGGCCGCGCTCGGGCAGGTGCTGAGCGCCGGGCAGGGCATCAATCGCGCGGCGGACGACACCATCGACATCGTCAGCCTGCTGTTCGACGTCATCCTGGACGATCATCGGCTGAGTCCTTCGGTGAAGGCGCTTATCGCGCGGCTGCAGATCCCCGTGCTGCGGGTGGCGCTGCAGGATCGCAGCCTGTTTGCCAGCCGCCAGCACCCGGCGCGCCAGCTCATCAACGAGCTCGCCCACGCTGCCGCCGGCTGGACCGAGCCGGAGGACCCCGAGCGCGACGGGTTCTACACGCGCATGGCCGCCGTGGTGGAACAGGTTGTCGATCACCGGGAGCAGGGTCCGGAGGTGTTCGCCGAGGCCCTGGCCGGCTTCCGCGATTACCTCGAGCAGGAGCGCGAGCGCGCACGGCTGATCGAGGAGCGCACCCGGCAGGCCGCAGAGGGTCAGGCCAAGGTCGAGGATGCCCGGGAACGGGTGCAGGCGGCGATCGACCAGCGCCTCTCCGCCGATGCGCCGGACGTGGTGCGCCGGTTGCTGCAGGAGGCCTGGTACAAGGTGCTTTTCATCACCGCGGTGAAGGAGGGCACCGAGGGGGAGCTCTGGGCCGAGCGGGTCGCGGTGATGGACCGCCTGGTGTGGAGTGTCGAGCCGAAGACGGACCCCGCGGCGCGCAAGCGCATGCTCACGGAGATGCCGGGCCTGCTGCACGACCTGCGCGAGGGGCTGAACGCGGTCATGTTCAATCCGCACGAGATGGCGCGGCTGTTCCGTGAGCTGGAAGCCGAGCATCTCGACCGCCTGGCGAGCCCCCCGGCGCCCGCGACGCCGACGCCTGCGCCGGAGCGCGTGGCGGAGCCCGCCGCAGGCTATGGCGACCGCACCGAGCCGCCGGCCGTTACCAGTGACAAGGCGGATGGCGCCGGCGAGCCGATGGACCCGGATCTTGCGGCCGCACTGGAGCGCCTGCGTGGCGTGGATCTCGGCACCTGGTTCGAGCTGCGCGACGGCGAGGGGCGCGAGCTGCGGGCGAAGCTCTCGGCACGGCTGAACCGCGGCAGGCGTTTCATCTTCGTCAACCGTGCCGGCTTCAAGCTCGCCGACCGCGAGGCCGAGCCGCTCGCCGAGGACTATGTCGGCGGCCGCGTGATCATCCTCGACGACGACACCCTCTTCGACCGCGCCCTCGAGAGCGTGGTGACCTCCCTCCGCGAGATGCGCGCCGGCCAGGAGCGGTAG
- a CDS encoding lysophospholipid acyltransferase family protein: MLRALRVVTLVLLVVFGGLGILLGVGVDRLRGRDPLAGAGRWAQALWCRTCCRVLGVRLRTTGEGIAPGPVLLLANHISWLDIICLAAMAPVTFLSKSEVRGWPIVGRVASALGTVYIDRGRDRAAERARAAIAESLAAGRRLVLFAEGTTGPGDTVRPFRPRLVQAALDAGTLVQPVTICYRNAAGGACRSVAFLDDQGLLASVWGVAGEAGLEAVVMPHAPLTPEAGRTAVTRESHRRVSEGLNALLDGAALSQSRHMSFPIMRPESTAGDRNGCEHSDRRG, encoded by the coding sequence GTGCTGCGTGCTCTGCGGGTCGTGACCTTGGTGCTGCTGGTGGTCTTCGGGGGCCTGGGGATCCTGCTGGGGGTCGGGGTCGACCGCTTGCGCGGGCGGGATCCGCTGGCCGGGGCCGGGCGGTGGGCACAGGCGTTGTGGTGCCGGACGTGCTGCCGGGTCCTTGGCGTGCGGCTGCGCACCACCGGTGAGGGGATCGCCCCCGGCCCCGTGCTGCTGCTCGCCAACCACATCTCCTGGCTCGACATCATCTGCCTGGCCGCAATGGCCCCGGTGACGTTCCTCAGCAAGTCCGAGGTGCGGGGCTGGCCGATCGTGGGCCGCGTGGCGAGCGCGCTCGGCACGGTGTACATCGATCGCGGCCGTGACCGTGCGGCCGAACGCGCCCGGGCGGCCATCGCCGAGAGCCTCGCCGCCGGCCGGCGATTGGTGCTCTTCGCCGAGGGCACCACCGGGCCTGGTGATACCGTACGACCTTTCCGACCGCGACTGGTGCAGGCGGCGCTGGACGCCGGCACGCTGGTGCAGCCGGTGACGATCTGTTACCGCAATGCCGCGGGCGGCGCCTGCCGCAGCGTGGCCTTTCTCGACGACCAGGGGCTGCTGGCGAGCGTCTGGGGCGTGGCCGGGGAGGCCGGGCTGGAGGCCGTGGTGATGCCGCACGCGCCGCTGACGCCGGAGGCCGGGCGCACGGCGGTCACCCGGGAGAGCCACCGTCGGGTCAGCGAGGGGCTGAATGCCCTGCTGGACGGCGCCGCACTGTCACAGTCGCGTCATATGTCATTTCCTATAATGCGCCCGGAATCGACAGCAGGGGACCGTAATGGCTGCGAGCATTCTGATCGTCGAGGATGA